In one Erythrobacteraceae bacterium WH01K genomic region, the following are encoded:
- a CDS encoding TonB-dependent receptor plug domain-containing protein codes for MGLLQSETELQAEEADIHFDDSQQRKTRFSGDFIRQIPGIRSEVSGGEGNANIAVRGIPVSTGGARYIQLQEDGLPVLEFGDIVFGNSDNFIRADRSVGRVEAIRGGSASTCASNSPGGIINFISKTGREEGGAIVLSTGLDFDTNRVDFDYGTALSDVDLIHIGGFYRQGEGPRDIGYDGFQGGQVKANYTREFDAGYIRFYGKYLNDRTATFLPQPVMVNGTADNPDYTPIANFDPATDALQSQY; via the coding sequence ATTGGCCTGCTGCAGTCCGAAACCGAACTGCAGGCCGAAGAAGCCGATATTCATTTCGATGACTCGCAGCAGCGAAAGACGCGGTTTTCCGGCGATTTCATTCGCCAGATTCCCGGCATCCGTTCCGAGGTGTCGGGCGGTGAAGGCAATGCCAATATCGCGGTGCGCGGCATCCCGGTCTCGACCGGCGGCGCGCGCTACATCCAGCTTCAGGAAGACGGCCTGCCGGTCCTCGAATTCGGTGACATCGTCTTCGGCAACTCCGACAATTTCATCCGCGCCGACCGCTCCGTCGGCCGGGTCGAGGCCATTCGCGGCGGCTCTGCCTCCACGTGCGCCTCCAACTCGCCGGGCGGCATCATCAACTTCATCTCGAAGACCGGCCGCGAGGAAGGCGGCGCGATCGTGCTCAGCACCGGGCTGGATTTCGACACAAATCGCGTGGACTTCGACTACGGTACCGCGCTCAGCGACGTGGACCTGATCCATATCGGCGGCTTCTACCGCCAGGGCGAAGGTCCCCGCGACATCGGCTATGACGGGTTCCAGGGCGGCCAGGTGAAGGCGAACTACACCCGCGAATTCGATGCCGGCTATATCCGGTTCTACGGCAAGTACCTGAATGACCGGACGGCGACCTTCCTGCCGCAGCCGGTCATGGTGAACGGCACGGCGGACAATCCGGACTACACCCCGATCGCCAATTTCGACCCCGCGACCGACGCGCTTCAGTCGCAGTACTGA
- the gntA gene encoding guanitoxin biosynthesis heme-dependent pre-guanitoxin N-hydroxylase GntA has translation MIETLSKEKVPDHGTDILAATLREHIAADDFPCVGAKSALATNRLKILTARSLVSGWNDIEIHQALLGWSRDYADDPTGLRSLAVVFGGPGNLDEAEFEAAMWERLNSLAAKDDWRGQKYDPEVSSDPADPHFSMSFGGKAYFVVGMHPAASRTARRAPFPTLVFNLHDQFEALRASQRYERMRETILKRDENLDGSINPMLSRHGTISEARQYSGRVVDDDWQCPFSDPRNER, from the coding sequence ATGATCGAGACACTCTCCAAAGAAAAAGTTCCGGACCACGGGACGGACATCCTCGCGGCGACACTGCGCGAACATATCGCGGCAGACGATTTTCCCTGCGTGGGTGCGAAGTCCGCCCTTGCCACGAACCGCCTGAAGATCCTGACGGCGCGTTCGCTTGTCAGCGGTTGGAACGATATCGAGATACACCAGGCACTGCTGGGCTGGAGCCGAGACTATGCCGACGATCCCACCGGCCTGCGCAGCCTGGCGGTGGTTTTCGGCGGACCCGGCAATCTGGACGAAGCGGAGTTCGAGGCCGCCATGTGGGAACGGCTCAATTCGCTCGCGGCGAAGGATGACTGGCGCGGCCAGAAATACGATCCCGAAGTCAGCAGCGATCCCGCCGATCCCCATTTCTCCATGAGTTTCGGGGGAAAGGCGTATTTCGTCGTCGGGATGCATCCGGCAGCATCGCGAACCGCCCGCCGCGCGCCCTTCCCCACGCTGGTCTTCAACCTGCACGACCAGTTCGAAGCCCTGCGCGCATCGCAGCGTTACGAGCGGATGCGCGAAACCATCCTGAAGCGGGACGAAAACCTCGATGGCTCGATCAACCCGATGCTGTCGCGGCACGGAACCATCAGCGAAGCCCGGCAATATAGCGGCCGCGTCGTGGATGATGACTGGCAATGCCCCTTTTCCGATCCAAGGAACGAGCGATGA
- a CDS encoding urea carboxylase-associated family protein yields MNRIEPRTGTAIELSKRQVLTVIDPEGGQVSDLLAVSRTDPGEILSNGRTFDYEERIMLTTGARLWSNRSNPMLTILEDTAPAHDFLLTPCSEDTFHHFYPDKPVHRGCFGNLAEALEPYGVDRDAIPTAFNVFMNVPVARAGTLSVEPPQSVPGTRTSFRAEMDLVIGLTACAAYASNGGTFKPIDYDVSG; encoded by the coding sequence ATGAACCGTATCGAGCCGCGCACCGGCACTGCTATCGAACTGTCGAAGCGGCAGGTCCTGACCGTGATCGATCCCGAGGGCGGGCAGGTCAGCGACCTGCTCGCCGTGTCGCGGACGGACCCCGGCGAAATCCTCTCCAACGGGCGGACTTTCGACTATGAAGAGCGGATCATGCTGACCACGGGCGCGCGGCTATGGTCCAACCGGTCGAACCCCATGCTGACGATCCTGGAAGATACGGCCCCTGCCCATGATTTCCTGCTGACGCCCTGTTCGGAGGACACGTTCCACCATTTCTATCCCGACAAGCCTGTCCATCGCGGCTGTTTCGGGAACCTTGCAGAAGCGCTGGAGCCCTACGGCGTAGACCGGGACGCGATCCCTACGGCCTTCAACGTATTCATGAATGTGCCCGTGGCACGCGCCGGGACACTGTCCGTCGAACCGCCCCAATCGGTGCCCGGAACCCGGACGAGCTTCCGGGCCGAGATGGACCTGGTGATCGGACTGACGGCTTGCGCGGCCTATGCTTCGAATGGCGGTACGTTCAAGCCGATCGACTACGATGTGAGCGGTTAG
- a CDS encoding glycosyltransferase, protein MTKPIAFFAHHQGRGHANRIMAIMEHIPAARPATIMTAAPSQFDERPREADIIELPNMIGAPSRSPALHDQPTPGMMHCVPLGVDEMRRHMGRIAATLQDIDPALFVIDVSAEIALLSRIMSVPAVTIRMHGDREDTGHVAGYEACVAMLAPFDERMEQASYPEALRSRTLYTGGLCTTRDPLRERAEARARLGLDAERPVTLVIAGGGGSGTPYAPLTVAARAEPDTLWLVAGPVHREGHETDFGNLRELGWIDNLTDYLCAADRVIASAGDNTVHEIARAGKPFLCIPEWRYFDEQQAKARELARLGAAVMRETWPASNPEWRKALAETDALDTSLLSSLHDEDAARKAAHWLEDTADRLWAAD, encoded by the coding sequence ATGACCAAACCCATTGCCTTTTTCGCGCATCATCAGGGACGCGGTCACGCGAACCGGATCATGGCGATCATGGAGCATATTCCCGCCGCGCGTCCGGCAACCATCATGACCGCCGCGCCTTCGCAGTTCGACGAACGCCCACGCGAGGCGGACATCATCGAATTGCCGAACATGATCGGCGCGCCATCGCGCAGTCCGGCCCTGCACGACCAGCCGACGCCCGGCATGATGCACTGCGTCCCGCTGGGCGTGGACGAAATGCGCCGCCACATGGGACGGATCGCCGCGACGCTACAGGACATCGATCCGGCGCTTTTCGTCATCGACGTCTCGGCGGAAATTGCGCTCCTGTCACGTATCATGAGCGTGCCTGCGGTCACGATCCGCATGCATGGCGACCGTGAGGATACAGGGCACGTCGCGGGCTACGAAGCCTGTGTCGCCATGCTCGCCCCGTTCGACGAACGCATGGAACAGGCGAGTTACCCCGAGGCGCTGCGCAGCCGCACCTTGTACACCGGCGGGCTGTGCACCACCCGCGATCCCTTGCGCGAGCGCGCAGAGGCACGGGCACGCCTCGGCCTCGACGCCGAGAGGCCGGTGACGCTCGTCATCGCAGGCGGGGGCGGATCGGGAACGCCTTACGCTCCGCTGACAGTCGCGGCCCGTGCAGAACCGGACACGCTCTGGCTGGTCGCCGGGCCGGTCCACCGCGAAGGACACGAAACCGATTTCGGCAATTTGCGCGAACTGGGCTGGATCGACAATCTGACCGACTACCTGTGCGCGGCCGACCGGGTGATCGCGTCGGCGGGCGATAACACCGTCCACGAGATCGCGCGTGCCGGCAAACCGTTCCTGTGCATCCCGGAATGGCGCTATTTCGACGAACAACAGGCAAAGGCCAGGGAACTGGCCCGGCTGGGCGCGGCGGTCATGCGGGAAACCTGGCCGGCATCGAACCCGGAATGGCGGAAGGCGCTGGCCGAAACGGATGCGTTGGATACATCGCTCCTGTCCTCTCTGCATGACGAGGATGCCGCGCGAAAGGCGGCGCACTGGCTGGAGGATACGGCAGACCGCCTGTGGGCCGCGGACTGA
- a CDS encoding glycosyltransferase, with product MSTYRSVSVLTLVRGRQGHLDHLVAGLKAQVFPPDELVVAHMQPDPPHIETDLKFPVRLVRVDGEPMPLATARNRAAETAQGDVLAFLDVDCIPDPEFVKRAAEADAYGENGVFLPEVRYLPANRDGWRQPDGLPDYPRLHETGVRHPSKRPVADEPFLPIADFGELWGLAFIMSARTWSAAGGMDEDYIGYGAEETDLGQRLKHWGARLYWIGGTVCFHQHHHVHKPPLQHFDTIVANARRYRSLWGEWCMEYWLDDFEKRGLLRRDAESIEVLRPPGEDEIAATRQGGDVLFS from the coding sequence GTGAGCACCTACCGATCCGTTTCCGTCCTGACGCTGGTGCGCGGGCGGCAGGGGCATCTCGACCACCTCGTCGCCGGGTTGAAGGCACAGGTCTTTCCGCCTGACGAACTGGTCGTCGCGCATATGCAGCCCGACCCACCACACATCGAAACGGATCTCAAATTTCCGGTCCGCCTGGTCCGGGTGGACGGCGAACCCATGCCGCTGGCCACTGCGCGCAACCGGGCGGCGGAGACGGCGCAGGGCGACGTACTCGCCTTCCTCGATGTCGATTGCATTCCGGATCCCGAATTCGTGAAGCGTGCGGCCGAAGCGGATGCCTACGGTGAGAACGGCGTGTTCCTGCCCGAGGTACGATACCTGCCGGCAAATCGGGATGGCTGGCGGCAGCCGGATGGATTGCCGGACTATCCGCGTCTTCACGAAACCGGTGTGCGCCATCCGAGCAAGCGTCCGGTTGCGGACGAACCCTTCCTGCCGATCGCCGATTTCGGCGAGTTGTGGGGACTGGCTTTCATCATGTCCGCGCGCACATGGAGTGCGGCAGGCGGAATGGACGAGGACTATATCGGCTATGGCGCGGAGGAGACCGATCTCGGCCAGCGGCTGAAGCATTGGGGTGCGAGGCTGTACTGGATCGGCGGGACGGTGTGCTTCCATCAGCATCACCACGTACACAAGCCGCCCCTGCAGCATTTCGACACCATCGTGGCCAATGCCCGGCGTTACCGCTCGCTGTGGGGCGAATGGTGCATGGAATACTGGCTCGACGATTTCGAGAAGCGCGGCTTGCTGCGCCGCGATGCGGAGAGCATAGAGGTTCTGCGCCCGCCCGGTGAAGACGAGATTGCCGCGACCCGGCAGGGCGGGGATGTCCTGTTCAGTTGA
- a CDS encoding HAD-IIB family hydrolase, whose amino-acid sequence MFVCHIALQGCLALSDVPYGITADTGGHITYLLELACASARDPEVERLDIVTRGFTDASLGSRFEAQCGEVSDKIRLVRLDDGDPAYLPKERLHERHEQLCDAFLRYIDALDEKPDLIHAHYADAGILARHAKEERGIPYVFTGHSLGAVKREVNGSTDASLDRRIAVEERALECADAVIASSRDEAEAQYAHYASIEAGRIRVIPPGCTLSRFEAAQPSDKVRSDISKFLRDPEKPMLLAIARPVRKKNLLGLVEAYAADPALQAAANLVIVAGCRTVLSELEQECREVMQEIIEAVDRHDLYGKVAYPKDHEPADIPAYYAMARESGGVFVNPALNEPFGLTLLEAAASRVPVVATDSGGPNDIIERCNNGELVCPRDPAAIANACRSIVTDRRKWIRYASSGGQAVAAYDWKSHCALYHRLVLEITGPAKPAPDWDRILICDIDNTLLGDREALREFLGWQSENSGRIALGIATGRSFHSAQAILAAEGVPTPDVIISSVGTRIHWYDQETRRYREDEAWRKQVETGWQDRDIRAFADSFGLRPQALLEQHAGKASYFLDGRDVDSVGKALHAEGLRAEVVASHGRYLDLLSEGSGKGPAVAHVVEVLSLTQSRVVVAGDSGNDLTMLRACPFPILVGNASDGLAQDPSLSHAYRAKGHFAAGVLEGVRHYQEVGSW is encoded by the coding sequence ATGTTTGTTTGTCATATCGCCTTACAAGGGTGCCTTGCTCTGTCTGATGTCCCCTATGGCATCACTGCCGATACGGGCGGTCACATCACCTATCTGCTGGAGCTCGCTTGCGCGAGTGCGCGTGATCCGGAAGTGGAGCGGCTGGATATCGTGACGCGCGGATTTACCGATGCCAGCCTGGGCTCGCGGTTCGAGGCGCAGTGCGGCGAGGTCAGCGACAAGATCCGGCTCGTGCGGCTGGACGATGGGGACCCCGCCTACCTGCCCAAGGAACGCCTGCACGAACGGCACGAGCAGCTGTGCGACGCATTCCTGCGGTATATCGATGCGCTGGACGAGAAACCGGACCTCATTCACGCGCATTACGCCGATGCGGGTATCCTGGCGCGCCATGCGAAGGAGGAGCGGGGCATACCCTATGTCTTTACCGGCCATTCTCTTGGCGCGGTGAAGCGGGAAGTGAACGGCTCGACGGATGCAAGCCTCGATCGCCGCATCGCGGTAGAAGAGCGCGCGCTGGAGTGCGCGGATGCCGTGATCGCCAGTTCGCGCGACGAGGCCGAGGCGCAATATGCGCATTACGCATCCATCGAAGCGGGCCGCATCCGGGTCATTCCGCCCGGCTGTACACTCTCCAGGTTCGAGGCGGCCCAGCCCAGCGACAAGGTGCGCAGCGATATCTCGAAATTTCTCCGCGATCCGGAAAAGCCGATGCTGCTCGCCATCGCGCGGCCCGTGCGAAAGAAGAACCTGCTGGGACTGGTAGAGGCCTACGCCGCCGACCCCGCCCTGCAGGCTGCCGCCAATCTCGTGATCGTGGCAGGATGCCGAACGGTCCTGAGCGAGCTGGAGCAGGAATGCCGCGAGGTCATGCAGGAGATCATCGAGGCGGTCGACCGGCACGATCTTTATGGCAAGGTCGCCTATCCCAAGGACCACGAACCGGCCGACATCCCTGCCTATTATGCGATGGCGCGGGAAAGCGGCGGTGTGTTCGTCAACCCAGCATTGAACGAACCCTTCGGACTTACCCTGCTGGAAGCGGCGGCGTCGCGTGTGCCGGTCGTCGCCACGGACAGCGGGGGGCCCAACGATATTATCGAGCGTTGCAATAATGGCGAGCTCGTCTGCCCGCGCGACCCGGCGGCAATCGCCAACGCGTGCCGTTCCATCGTGACCGACAGGCGCAAGTGGATTCGCTACGCCTCCTCAGGCGGACAGGCGGTCGCGGCCTATGACTGGAAGTCGCATTGTGCACTCTATCACCGCCTGGTGCTCGAGATTACCGGCCCTGCGAAGCCGGCGCCGGACTGGGACCGGATCCTGATCTGCGACATCGACAACACGCTGCTGGGCGACCGTGAAGCCTTGCGCGAATTCCTGGGTTGGCAATCGGAGAATTCGGGCAGGATCGCGCTGGGCATCGCCACCGGGCGAAGCTTCCACAGCGCGCAGGCGATCCTGGCGGCAGAGGGCGTGCCGACGCCCGACGTCATCATCAGCAGCGTCGGCACACGTATTCACTGGTACGACCAGGAAACCCGCCGGTATCGCGAGGACGAGGCCTGGCGCAAACAGGTCGAAACAGGCTGGCAGGACCGGGACATTCGCGCTTTCGCGGACAGCTTTGGCCTTCGTCCCCAGGCCTTGCTGGAACAGCATGCCGGCAAGGCCAGTTATTTTCTCGATGGCCGGGATGTGGACAGCGTCGGCAAGGCCCTGCATGCCGAAGGGCTTCGCGCGGAAGTCGTGGCAAGCCATGGCCGCTATCTCGACCTCCTCTCGGAAGGCTCGGGCAAGGGGCCCGCGGTGGCCCATGTGGTGGAGGTTCTCTCGCTGACCCAGTCTCGTGTCGTTGTCGCCGGCGACAGCGGCAACGACCTCACCATGCTGCGGGCCTGCCCGTTCCCGATCCTTGTCGGCAACGCCAGTGACGGGCTGGCGCAGGACCCGTCGCTGTCCCACGCTTACAGGGCAAAGGGGCATTTCGCTGCCGGAGTGCTGGAAGGCGTGCGCCATTATCAGGAAGTGGGAAGCTGGTGA
- a CDS encoding glycosyltransferase family 4 protein, which produces MRIAHVAPVIHPVPPATYGGTERVIADLAAAQITKGHEVTLFGPAESTLPGVQQVGDYRSLSWYEAAHGNVPPGLPAVLEAQLLRDLMAHAPGHDIIHLHGSAHASAAAGACGIPVFRTIHWRADELDHVEHFRAFPQERVIAISQSQGEVVPPESLAGVVHHGMPVTRYRKGEGEGQHLAFLGRMTDQKRPDRAIALAKETGRELHLAGPVDPGNPDYFDRVVRPELSGGIRHVGSVDDAGKQALLGSAAALVFPIDWPEPFGLVMIEAMACGTPVIAWRRGSVPEVVEDGLTGIVVDSGEEAAARMDEVAALDRDLIRRRFEERFSSDRMAQDTLALYRVALQSRSSNDSSASSPSP; this is translated from the coding sequence ATGCGAATAGCCCACGTCGCCCCGGTCATTCACCCGGTCCCGCCAGCGACCTATGGCGGCACCGAACGGGTCATCGCCGACCTTGCCGCCGCGCAGATCACGAAGGGTCACGAGGTCACGCTGTTCGGACCGGCCGAATCCACGCTCCCCGGGGTGCAGCAGGTCGGCGATTACCGCTCGCTCTCGTGGTACGAAGCGGCGCATGGAAACGTGCCACCGGGCCTGCCCGCAGTGCTGGAGGCGCAATTGCTGCGTGACCTGATGGCCCATGCGCCGGGGCACGACATCATCCACCTACACGGATCAGCCCATGCGAGCGCCGCTGCCGGAGCGTGCGGCATCCCCGTCTTCCGGACGATCCACTGGCGCGCCGACGAACTGGATCATGTCGAGCACTTCCGTGCTTTCCCGCAGGAACGCGTGATCGCCATTTCCCAGAGCCAGGGAGAGGTGGTGCCGCCTGAAAGCCTTGCCGGAGTGGTTCATCACGGGATGCCCGTGACCCGCTACAGGAAGGGCGAAGGCGAAGGGCAGCACCTCGCCTTCCTCGGCCGGATGACGGACCAGAAGCGGCCCGATCGCGCCATCGCGCTGGCGAAGGAAACGGGCCGCGAATTGCATTTGGCGGGGCCCGTCGATCCGGGGAACCCGGACTATTTCGACCGGGTCGTGCGGCCCGAACTTAGCGGAGGCATACGCCATGTCGGCAGCGTGGACGATGCCGGGAAACAGGCACTGCTCGGCAGTGCCGCCGCGCTTGTCTTTCCCATCGACTGGCCCGAACCCTTCGGCCTCGTCATGATCGAAGCCATGGCCTGTGGCACCCCGGTTATCGCATGGCGGCGCGGCAGCGTGCCCGAAGTCGTGGAGGACGGGCTGACCGGTATCGTCGTGGACAGCGGGGAGGAGGCGGCAGCGCGCATGGACGAAGTCGCCGCGCTCGACCGTGACCTGATCCGCCGGCGGTTCGAAGAACGCTTCTCCAGCGATCGGATGGCACAGGACACGCTGGCCCTGTACCGCGTAGCGCTTCAGTCGCGGTCCTCGAACGACTCCAGCGCCAGCTCACCCTCGCCATAG